CTGTTGAACTTCGGCCAAGGCGGCGTTCCTCTCGGTCTCCCCGCGCAGAAGCTGCAGGGACTGCAGGTAGCCCAGCGTCGTCAGTCCGCGAGCATCGTCCCCAAACTCGGCTCGAATAGCCTCTGTTTCAGCTAGCAGACCTCGATCAAACATCGCGGCGGCGCGTTCGTTGATGCGCTCGTAGAGCCGCGCTCGCGGCACATCAAGCCCCAGCTTCAGAACGCGATAGCCTTGCAGTGCCTCGCGGCCTGCCTGCCACTGTTCGGTTTGCGGCTTTCGGCCAGCCAAGGAGACCTCGATGGAGCGAATGAGCTTCGGCGTGTCATTGGCGTGGATGGCTGCAGCGGCCCGGGTATCCAGCCGCGCGAGCACCCGGTGCAGATACCCCGGGCCGCGAGCCTCTGCGCGCTTCCTCAGCCTCTCTCGCAGCCCCTCATCCCGCAGCGGAGCAGGAGCCAGCCCTTCCAGGGTTGCGCGCAGATACAGCCCCGTTCCGCCAGCGAGGATCGGCAGTTTGCCGCGCGTGCTGATTTCGTCCAACGCGGCGCGCGCATGGCGCGCGTAGTCACCCGCCGTCGGGTGCTCGTCGGGAGCGTACAAGTCGAGGCAATGGTGCGGCACGCGAGCGCGTTCTTGCGAGGAAGGCTTCGCCGAACCCACATCGAGGCGCTGATACACCGCGACCGAGTCGCAGGAGACGATCTCGCCGCCAAAACTCTCTGCAAGTAGCAGGCTGAGCGCGGTTTTTCCGCTGGCGGTCGGACCCACCAGCACGACCAGCGGCTTGTCTACCATTGCTTCCACCATCCTGAGTACAGCACCCGTTCCGCGCCCGCTCGTACCGCCATCGCCAGCACGACGAAGACGGCGAAGAGCACCAGAGCCCGCGCCATGGCAAGCTTCTCCCGTGCGCGGCTGGCTTCAAGCCGTACTTCGTACTCCGCGATCGCTTCTCGCACGCGGGCGTTGGTTTCTTTCATCGGTTCGGCAGGGATTGGCTTGGAAGGCGTCACCGCTCCAGCGTACCTCGCCGCTAGCGCTGCGTGTTGACGAGGTAGTGGAAACGGATGACCAGGTTCGGGCCGTGGAACTCCTTGGGCAGCGGATGCAGCTTGCCCTGAGTCACAATCGAGCCCCACGCCGAGCGGTTGATCGCCTGATCGTGCGTCGAGCTTTCGAGCTTCCAACCACCGATGGTGCCATCCGGCAGAATCGTCAGCAGCCAGTAGCACTCGCCAGACTTCGACAGCGGCGGGCGGACCTCTTCGGGCAGCAGCGGATACCAGGCGTTCGCCGTATCGCGCTGCAGGCGAGCCATGTACTGGCTGAAGTCCACACCCTGCGTGTCCGAAAGGATTTCAGCACCAGCGCCCATATTGCCGCCACCGGGCAGGTTGCCGCCCACGGCGTTGCTCGGCATCGCCCCCGTTGCTCGCGGGGAGGAGTGTGCCAGATCGCTCATCGCCGAACTGGCGTTCGAGGAGTTGCGCGGCAGAATCGGGTGGGAATTAGCCTGCGGCGTCGGTGCATCGGCCATCGGCTGGGAAGGACGTGGCTGAACGCGCGGCTGCGGAGAGTCCGGCAGACTCGGCGCGCTGCTCGGAGCCATCTTCGGCGTGGGCTGGGGAGCCGGCGGCTGTGGCTCTTCGCTCTTCGGTGTGGGGGCGGCAGATTTCTCCATGCTGAACTTGTCCGACTGCGACAGCTGCGGCTTGGGTGGAGGAAGCTCGTTGCGCGGAATCGCCTTCATCATCGGCGCCTTCGGCAGCACGGGCGCGGTCAGCATCGTCAGTTCGTGTTGCTTCATCGCGTCGCTGGGTAGCATCAGCTTCGGCGCGTGCCAGAGGACTCGCGGGCCGTAGAACACGAACCACGCAATCGCCAGCCACACGAAGACGGAGATGTAGATCGATTCGCGGAAGCGTCCACGGGCTCGTTCATCTTCGATGGAATCCAGCAGATGCACCAGTTCATGCGCTTCCAACTCACCGTAGCGGGCTGTGCGGATGCGCGAGGACTCCGGCGCAACGACGTTGCCGTCGCTGTCATGCGGAACGACTGGGCCGGTCTGCGGGGAGGCAGGTGGCGTCGTCTCAAAACTCTCTGGCTGGTTCGGGTCGATAGGTGGCATCTAGCTTGTACTAAGTGTCAGACGGTCGATCCACCCTCACAGTTGCGGCCCGTCCGTTGGCAAAGCAGTTTCTTTGCTGCTTCGCCTCCTCCATTCTCGCATTTATGCTGGGCGGATGACGCTTCATGGCATCACCGCCTGCATTCTTACCGCCAGTGACCGCTGCTCGGCCGGCACGCAGGTTGACGTTTCGGGGCCTGCACTCGCGGCTATTCTGCTCGAGCACGGTGCAACGCTGCTGCCCGCGCACCTTGCGCCAGACGACGCTGTGCGGATCGCGGCTGGGCTTCGCGAAGCCGTGGCCTCTGGCGCGGCGCTTGTGCTCACCACGGGAGGCACCGGGCTTTCGCCTCGCGATGTCACGCCCGAAGCCACACTTTCGGTCTGCGAACGTCTTGTCCCGGGCCTCGCCGAACTGATTCGTGAGCAGGGTCGCGAGCAGACGCCCTTCGCTTCGCTTGGCCGGGGCGTGGCGGGAGTGCTGGATCGGACCCTCATCGTGAATCTGCCGGGTTCGCCGCGTGGCGCGGAAGATGGCTTGCGTACGATCCTGCCATTGCTGCCGCACGCTCTTGCGTTGCTCGCCGGGCAAACGGACCACGGCTGAGTGTTGCGGGCTCAGGCGAGGGGTTGCTCTGTGTTCTCTGCGACTTCCGTCTGCCTGCCGAACATGGTTTTGCGGGCGGAACAACGTAAGATGGTACGTGGTGAAACTGCATCCCGTTATTCTTCTCCACAAGTTCTCCGCGACGCTGCTCGCGGTGCTCAAGCCCCTCGGCATCTGGGGCGTAGGCGCGCTATCGCTCATTGATTCGGCGCTTATTCCGATCCCGGTCTCGATGGACGGCGTCCTTATCGGCTACGTCGCGACGGACCATAGCCGCTTCCTTGCCTACAGCCTGATCGCGGCCGGAGCCGCAGCCCTTGGCTCGCTTGTGCCGTACTACATCGGCCGCGCGGGTGGGGAGCTGGTGCTGCTCAAGCGCATCAACCGCGAGCGCTATGAGCGCATCCGCGACCGCTTTGAAAAGCAGGAGTTCCTGGCCATCATGATCCCGGCCATGCTTCCGCCGCCGACACCTATGAAGCTCTTCGAGTTCGCCGCCGGTGTCTTCGAGATGAAGCCCCTGACGTACATTCTGGCGATCTTCGTTGGCAAGATGATCCAGTTCCTCGTCTGCTCGCTGCTGACGATCTGGTTTGGCCCCACGTTGGCGCATTCCCTGCGTACGGCCTTCCATGAGCACATGGCGGTCAGCCTCACCGTGGTTGGCTTGATTCTGCTAGTGGTTGGTGTCTGGTTCGTCCGCAAACTCTTTGACCGCAACTCGAAGGACTCGCTGCCGGTTGAAGGGGAGTAGGACATTCGGTAAGGACGGGGCAGGGGCTTTCAAACACAAGCCTCTGCCTCAAACAGTAAAAGGCCGCGCCATTGGCGCGGCCTTTACTGCGTAACGAAAGACTAGGCTGCGTGACCAGCCGTTGCGGTTGACTCTGCCAGCTGCTTCGCCAGCGCAGGCAATCCGAACAACACCGTCGCCACCAGTCCTGTCGACACCAGATCGTTGGCATAGAAGGGAAGAGCGGACACAAAGCAACTCACCAGTCCGGCGGAGCTATGCGGATACATTCCGCTACCCACCCACACAGCAAAGTTCGAAAGGAGGAAGAAGCCCGTTGCCGAAGCGAAGATCGCTGCTGCAACACGCAGGGTGGTCACCTTGCTCAGCACATCGCTCGCCATGATGCATACCGCGGCGTACCAGAACCACGTGACGAGATAGCTGCTCGCGTGGAATGGATAGCTGTACACAAAGTGCGTCAGCACGAAGTCGGTCGAGGCCATGACGGCTACGGCAAACACCGCCTGCCAGCGCGGACGGCGCGAGCCAAAGAACAGCAGGCCTGCACCCACGGCCGTAAAGTTCAGCGCCGTGCCGTGAAAGGTGTGCGGAAGAAAGCGGGTCAGAGCCGCAAGGATCAAAACGATAAAGGCGAGCATAGGCAGGTGGCCTTCAAATTTTCAGTGAAATAGTGGCGCAAGCGCCTTTGGTCGATTGTACGCGAACGCCGCTGTTTACCGCGTATTTCGCGTTGGATGCTACTTCAAAGCCAACAAGGGCCTGCCGTTTCCACGACAGGCCCTATTGGTACTTCGCCAATCAAAGGCCTAACGCTGTACGACCAAATCATCGGAGAGGCGGAAGTGCTGCACCGACTCAGCCGGGATCACGATGTCGCGATTGCCCGTCGTTCCGGCAATCAGAGTACCCGCACCTGCACCGGAAGCTGCACCGATAGCCAGACCAACGCCGCCGGTAGCGATGCCGCCGATCAGCATACCTGCACCGGTCATACCGCCGATCCAGCCTGCCGTGCGCTTGCCCTTGCCCTTCTTGGTGTGGACGTTGTCATGCGTATCCAGGGCGTATTCGTTGCCGCCGAGCGTCATCGAGGTGAGGCGAAGTTCGAGGATGGAGGCACCCTTGAAGTGTCCACGGCGATGCGAAGCATCTACGCGTCCGCGTACCGGGGTACCCTTCGGGATAATCACCGAACCGTTGCGTACGATTGGCTCTGCGAACTCACCCGAGAAGTGCGAGCCTGCCGGAGTATGCTTCACGTCAATGCGCTCGTTGATGCGGATCGCCAGCGTCGTTCCCGCAGGAACCGTCAGGTTGATCGGAGCTACTGGAGCTGCTACAGGTGCCGCTGCGGCACCGCTCGTTGTGCCTGCCGGAGCCGTCGTGTCCTGCTGCGGGGCGGCGGCCACGGGTGCCGTCACAGGCGGTACCGGAGCGGCCTGGCTGAGGGGCAGCACGACAGGCTTCGTCTCAGCGGGCTTCGTGCCGGCGGGCGGTGGCGTTGTTTGCGTGGAAACCTGCGGCTCCTGGCCGGAGACCGGAGGCTGAACCACCGTCGTCACCGTGTTGCCGTTCTTGTCGATGTACTGCACCTGCTGGGCCATGTTGGTCGCTGAGGCAGCATTCTTGGCCTGATCGAGCGCCTTCTGCTCATCGCTCTTGCAACCCGTAATCAGTCCTAGCGAAAGAATCGCAACACCAGCGGCCAGGTGAATTCGTTTCATCAGCATCTCTCGTACCTCTCCTTGTTGTGCATCGTGTGCACAGATCTGTGCAGGGAGCCCGACTACTTGTGACTTATTCATCCTGCAGACAGGGAGATAGATGCAGACGCTTACTCTTTTCGCTGCCTCAGTGCGTGGGAAAGGCTGAGAAAAGCAAAGTCGAGGGAATCCTCGGAATATCGCGTTACGACATCGGAAGATAGGAAAATTCGGGCCCGAACGCCACCATTTGCTGTGGCATACTCCATTCCAAGGATGCACTCACCGCGCCATTTCGTACGGTCTCTTCTGCTCACCGGCATCATGCTGGGCCTGAGCGTGATGGGTGTCGTGCGACTTCATCACGCGCATGTTGCGTCGCATCTTGCCAGCTCGCACCACCCTGTGCCGGTCCAGCAGCAGACGCGTCGCTCGCCCAACAGCGGTCGACGCTCGGGTGACAACTCGGCCTCGGCCAGCGGTCATGCAGAGTTTGGCAGCTACCATCACATTGGCTCGGGCGGCGGTCCTGCGATCGCTTCAGCTCTGCCTGTGTCGGCCCCGGCTCTGCGTTTTGATGCTCCCCTTCACTCGCATCCTCTTGCCACGCGCAACGTCGTGGCTGTCGGCAGCGCGCCGCGCGCTCCCGGCGATCCTCGCGGTCCTCCTCAACTCGCCTAGTCTGCCCGTCAGCTTCAGCACGGCAGCCTCGTTTCCTCGGTGTACTCAGCGTTGTCGGCTGTTGAGTTCGCACCCTGAACGCGGTCTCGCCAAACGAAGTCGCCGGACTTTGCTGTCTGCGTTTGCCGCATCGCAGCCAAGGCCCTGCACCTCCTGCTGAAGCTCTCCGCAAAAGACCCGCCGCGCCTCCCCACGCGTCGCCGCACAAGCCGCCCGCTCTCCCCAGCGAGTGGCCACAGGAGAGTTTCCATGCACCGTTTACTTCAGGGCTACGCCCGCTTTCGTACCGAAGTCTTCCCACGCATACAGCCCGCGTTCGAGCGTCTCGCGCACGGCCAGTCGCCGGAAGCGCTCTTCATCACCTGCTCGGACTCGCGCGTTATGCCGGAGCTGATTCTGCAGGCCGAGCCCGGCCAGATCTTCCCCATTCGTCTTGCGGGGAACCTCGTTCCGCGCCCCGGCAATGATCCTTCGGGCATTGCCGCGACCATCGAGTACGCCATCCGCGCGCTGAAGATCGCCGACATCGTTATCTGTGGCCACTCCGGCTGCGGCGCGATGAAGGAGTTGCTCGAACGCGCGCATCGTCATGATCTGCCGGACGTCACTTCGTGGCTTGACCACGCTGGCCCCGCCTCCAACTGGCTTCGCCGGACCTTTGACGACACGCGCAGCCTCACCCCGGCGAAGCGCCTTCATCTGCTCACGGAAGCGAACGTGCTCGCGCAACTCGAGCACCTTCGCCAGCACCCGGCGGTGGCCGAAGCCCTCGCCGCGGACAAGCTTCGGCTCCATGGCTGGATGTTCGATATTCCTTCCGGCATCCTCAGCGAGTTCAACGCGCAGAGTGGCTCGTTTGAAGCGATCTGCGAGCCAGAGGAAGCGCGAATGGTCGCATAGCGTTTGGGCGGCCCGCATCGCCGCCACGGTTTTGCTACGCCGCTTCGAAGCAGAGCGTAGCTCACAAGGTTGTTCCTTTTCGGCCGCTGCCAACGCCACGGGCAGTGGCCCTTTTTTGTCTAAAATCGGAGTTCGGGCCGCTCGGCTGCTGTTTCCGGCGCAGTGTGAGGAAGAAGTAGGGGGCCAACCAGAACGACTGCTGAGGGCGGAAGCTGGATCCACACCCAACGAACGCCTACGGCTGCAATAAGCAGCAGATAAGCCGCCATCTGCCGCTCACCGATAACCAACTGGATGAAAGGAGCGAAGGGGAAGAGCAGGAAAGCCCACAACGGTACGTCCCTGGTTCCAAGAAGTACGGACAACATCGCGACGCAGATAGCGCAATAGGTCAGTACGGAAGCGATCACTTGATAGGACCTGCCGCCTGCTCCGCTGGCTGCACTTCGCATGGCTTTTCCGATGGCCATACCCACAAAGATCGCGCATATCCACGCGGCCCATGACTGATGAATCAAGTAGCAAAGCTGCAGGGCAAGGTAGAGCAGGATGCTCGCGCCAATCGCTGCTGCTACGCCCCATGCGGCGGACTTCAACAGGGTTTTGCGGCCTTGCGTTGGAAGCCACTCCTGCACTCTTCCCGCGCAAACAGAGCAGATCCTGTTCTTATTCAGCGTGAAGAACTCTCGGTGGAGTTCGCGCCCGCAAGCGGTGCAATGTAACGGCGCATCACCGTCAAGATAGACGGCTCGATCAAACTGAAGAGGACTTTGCATCGTGTCGCCTGAGTGTAGCAAGGCCCGCGGCTAAATCTTCTGCACGCGAAGCACTTCGCGAACGCCGTCTACCTTGCGAAGGTTCTGTGTCAGCTTCGTCAGATGCCGTACATCGACGGTTTCGATAACGAACTCGACGTTCACGACACCGTCTTTCGCGGGCTGCGAATCCACGGAGCGAATATTCGTGTTGTCGTCGGAGATGATTGCGGTGAACTCGCGCAGCAGACCGGAACGGTCGTCGCACACAATCACCAGCTTGACCGGATACGTTGTCGGCTTCGGTCCGCCTGACTTGCCTGCGGCTTCCGGTGCTGCCGACCACTCCACTTCGATGCGGCGGTCGGCTTCGTACAACAGGTTCTGCACGTTACTACAGCTTCTTGCATGGACCGCAACGCCTTTGCCGCGCGTCACGTAGCCAATAATTTCCTCGCCACGAATCGGGTTGCAACAGCGTGCGCGATAGACCAGCAGGTCGTCCTGACCTTCCACCTGCAGGCTGTCCGATCCCTT
This genomic interval from Acidobacteriaceae bacterium contains the following:
- the miaA gene encoding tRNA (adenosine(37)-N6)-dimethylallyltransferase MiaA, which gives rise to MVDKPLVVLVGPTASGKTALSLLLAESFGGEIVSCDSVAVYQRLDVGSAKPSSQERARVPHHCLDLYAPDEHPTAGDYARHARAALDEISTRGKLPILAGGTGLYLRATLEGLAPAPLRDEGLRERLRKRAEARGPGYLHRVLARLDTRAAAAIHANDTPKLIRSIEVSLAGRKPQTEQWQAGREALQGYRVLKLGLDVPRARLYERINERAAAMFDRGLLAETEAIRAEFGDDARGLTTLGYLQSLQLLRGETERNAALAEVQQGHRNYAKRQMTWFRRDKDIQWLAGSGDESLVQGEALDAVRNFLGTVSPKA
- a CDS encoding energy transducer TonB encodes the protein MPPIDPNQPESFETTPPASPQTGPVVPHDSDGNVVAPESSRIRTARYGELEAHELVHLLDSIEDERARGRFRESIYISVFVWLAIAWFVFYGPRVLWHAPKLMLPSDAMKQHELTMLTAPVLPKAPMMKAIPRNELPPPKPQLSQSDKFSMEKSAAPTPKSEEPQPPAPQPTPKMAPSSAPSLPDSPQPRVQPRPSQPMADAPTPQANSHPILPRNSSNASSAMSDLAHSSPRATGAMPSNAVGGNLPGGGNMGAGAEILSDTQGVDFSQYMARLQRDTANAWYPLLPEEVRPPLSKSGECYWLLTILPDGTIGGWKLESSTHDQAINRSAWGSIVTQGKLHPLPKEFHGPNLVIRFHYLVNTQR
- a CDS encoding VTT domain-containing protein, which encodes MKLHPVILLHKFSATLLAVLKPLGIWGVGALSLIDSALIPIPVSMDGVLIGYVATDHSRFLAYSLIAAGAAALGSLVPYYIGRAGGELVLLKRINRERYERIRDRFEKQEFLAIMIPAMLPPPTPMKLFEFAAGVFEMKPLTYILAIFVGKMIQFLVCSLLTIWFGPTLAHSLRTAFHEHMAVSLTVVGLILLVVGVWFVRKLFDRNSKDSLPVEGE
- a CDS encoding carbonic anhydrase, which gives rise to MHRLLQGYARFRTEVFPRIQPAFERLAHGQSPEALFITCSDSRVMPELILQAEPGQIFPIRLAGNLVPRPGNDPSGIAATIEYAIRALKIADIVICGHSGCGAMKELLERAHRHDLPDVTSWLDHAGPASNWLRRTFDDTRSLTPAKRLHLLTEANVLAQLEHLRQHPAVAEALAADKLRLHGWMFDIPSGILSEFNAQSGSFEAICEPEEARMVA
- a CDS encoding MogA/MoaB family molybdenum cofactor biosynthesis protein, translating into MTLHGITACILTASDRCSAGTQVDVSGPALAAILLEHGATLLPAHLAPDDAVRIAAGLREAVASGAALVLTTGGTGLSPRDVTPEATLSVCERLVPGLAELIREQGREQTPFASLGRGVAGVLDRTLIVNLPGSPRGAEDGLRTILPLLPHALALLAGQTDHG